In Danaus plexippus chromosome 8, MEX_DaPlex, whole genome shotgun sequence, the sequence GGAAGGGtgtatataatagaattttaccATAGAGCTGCGGGTCAGAGAGCTCGCTGTCGGAGCTGGAGCCGGAGTCCGAGGACAGGCGGGTTGTGCGGTTGACGAGAGATCCGCGCTCAGAACCACCACCAGAGAGAAGATGACGTCAATAAATAACTAACAGTCTTAAAATGAACCAAGTAAAATGACACGGAAAAAATtgatactattaataaaaatgactagTCTTAGAACTTGTAAAACATCGACATTATACATGTGTTATGTGTTTTCCTCAGAAAAAGAGTCGAAATGAGAAGAATTCATCGTTTTCATTCAATGGGGAGCTCATTGCGGTGTGAGGGTCAAGGTACCTGCGGTTTTAATGCGAAGCCTTGTCTTGGGTCTGGTGGGCGGGCGCGGCTGCTTGCTCTCTTTGGCTTCGTCGCTGGAATCCAGCTCATCTTGATTACGGATTATGAATGAATGTTACAGACGTTCCAATGTTGCTATCATTTGATACTTATCAAGTGTCTGTTGTTACCGGAGTCGCTGAGCTTCCCGAGCACGTCTTCGGCTTCATACTTGTGAATGAGCTGCATTATGGCGGCTTGTTGTTCCTCGGCTGCCTGTTGGTAACGGTCCACTCTCAGAAGatgttaagaaattattataatgtattccGAGCAAGTTTCTCCACCTCAGCCTGAGCAGTCTCCAGCACGCTGAGTCTGTGTTTCAGAGCCTCCACACAGCGATACCTCAACACGTAATGATCCCACAGACTCGCTATCTCCGTCTCTAGAGATGTCAACTCACTCTGGTAGGCAGGTCTAGAAGAAAAGGTAGAATATAGTAGAACTACACTCAAGACTGGGGAAGAATTATAGATTGCTGTAATACCTGAGAGTGGAGGAAATAGTTTTGACTAAAACAGTTAATAAGTCTATGGTGACCCCGGCAAGAAAAACACGGGAGATTTCTACAATGTAAAACAAGTTGCAAGTAGTAACCGTGATTAATGGACATTACTAGCATCACTTGAATTCGCTCTCCAATATAGCTTTACTCTGTGTAACATTAATACTATAGAAAAAACTCcagtattattgttttttattaaaattagatcACTATAAATGAAATCGCATATTAGATCTCGTCCTGGTTCTTGACGCTTCCTCACTGTTATCTTATCAGTCCTCTCTTACTTGATCTTCTGTAGAGTGAGCAGTCTCTTCTCGGCTCTCTGCAGCTCAGCCCTGCGCCTCTCTATCTTGGCGTCGAGCGCGGCTTCGCTGGCCGCCACGCTGGCCGTCTGTTCCCTCACGGCGTCCACTCGAGACGACATCGCCTCCACCGCGCGGGACAACGCCGTCTCCAGAGACGACAGGTCCATTTGACGAGACAGAGCTTTGTTTCTGTGATCCTGAGTTAAGATGGAAGGAAAATAGAAAGATTGTAAAGAATATCAGTCAAAtgctaaaatttaattatatttgttttcgtcGACCTTATTTTCGGGTTCTTTTGCCAACAGATCGTATAAAAATGCTCCTTGTGCAGTTATTTCCGTTGCCAGAGACCGCGCCTGTTTGATTTCCCCGatctaaacaaaacattaatggCGGACCACATGATGAATAAGGTTccgataaaaatattcgacTCCTTCGACGATACACACTCTATTGCTGACGTCATACACGAGCGTGTCGGTGTCAGCGAGCTGGTCGTCATGGCGCGGCGTGTCCAGAGCCGATCGCAGCAGGTTGGCCACCTTCAACAACTCCCGCACCGCCCAACCGTCCGCGCCATAGATTCGTTTCCCATTCAACTTTAGATTCGCTCGAGAATGCTGAATATAAGACCATTGATAAACTGATTTTCtttgaaagttatatataccttaatattattatttgtataaaataaaaagtagtaCTTGTAAATGTACTAAGGATATCAGGTAATCATTTGAGTCATTTACGTCTTTggtatttaaaacttacaaagTCTCGTAGGATCGTCTTCCTAGctgtgaaattttaaatttcagtcGTAACTAACTCAGAACGGATCATACATTACAATTGTCTAAACTCACAAACAGTTCGGTGGCGTGAGTGACGAGCGCCACCCTCTGTTCGAGAGTGTCGGCGCCGCCCGCCAGTAAGGCGTCGGGCTCCACTCGCGCCGCCAGCCAGCGACTGCAGGATTCCACTAGCGGCCAGTTTGGACTGCGGAAACTCTCCAGAGAAATCAGCTGAGGAAACCCAAGCGACCGCATGGCTTCGCTGAAATCTATATCCAAGTCAAAGACTTCATTTATGGACGATATAATGTAATCATGGATGTTTCTAAAAACCTGCACATGAATTAATATGAGTTTTAATTGTAAtcagagaaatatatttaccgAGTCATAAATGAAATCTAATACATTTTCGACTTGGCaacatatgaattttaaactgAAGTAATTTTTAGTGGCATGATTCACGTTCTTAAGTTTCCTCAACAgaacgtattttaaataaggtattatttatgtacaacTTACTTCTTAAATCTCTGTAAGACatgataacaatatttaacgtAACAAATCTCAAACtcttaaaaaaagtttgtattgaCTTTTAATACTGCAACGCGTCACCATGACAACCAGGGGttgctattataaaaaaaaatattaagactaCGCTACGTACGCTGGTAACACATGAGGAAcaaaaagtttcatttatgaaggaaataacaaattagaattttaaggtttttcaataatttgagttaaaattaaaaagaaaacacaaGAATagtataatctttatttaatatctagaATCTATATTACACAGCTAcactttttaatgaaacattaaattgGACACGCGTAGGCATACACTTAGTGACGTAAATTGATTgtcatttaatatcaataattacaGAGCAGTAAGTGAATATACCTATAAGCCACCATTTTGTTTGCGACTTCCCACAG encodes:
- the LOC116774327 gene encoding clusterin-associated protein 1 isoform X2, with product MSYRDLRNFSEAMRSLGFPQLISLESFRSPNWPLVESCSRWLAARVEPDALLAGGADTLEQRVALVTHATELFHSRANLKLNGKRIYGADGWAVRELLKVANLLRSALDTPRHDDQLADTDTLVYDVSNRIGEIKQARSLATEITAQGAFLYDLLAKEPENKDHRNKALSRQMDLSSLETALSRAVEAMSSRVDAVREQTASVAASEAALDAKIERRRAELQRAEKRLLTLQKIKPAYQSELTSLETEIASLWDHYVLRYRCVEALKHRLSVLETAQAEAAEEQQAAIMQLIHKYEAEDVLGKLSDSDELDSSDEAKESKQPRPPTRPKTRLRIKTAVIY
- the LOC116774327 gene encoding clusterin-associated protein 1 isoform X1, with amino-acid sequence MSYRDLRNFSEAMRSLGFPQLISLESFRSPNWPLVESCSRWLAARVEPDALLAGGADTLEQRVALVTHATELFHSRANLKLNGKRIYGADGWAVRELLKVANLLRSALDTPRHDDQLADTDTLVYDVSNRIGEIKQARSLATEITAQGAFLYDLLAKEPENKDHRNKALSRQMDLSSLETALSRAVEAMSSRVDAVREQTASVAASEAALDAKIERRRAELQRAEKRLLTLQKIKPAYQSELTSLETEIASLWDHYVLRYRCVEALKHRLSVLETAQAEAAEEQQAAIMQLIHKYEAEDVLGKLSDSDELDSSDEAKESKQPRPPTRPKTRLRIKTAGTLTLTPQ